The genomic stretch GCGGCTGGCGCTCGAGTGGCGCAATCAGCACATCCTGGACCTGGTCAACCCGGAAGCCTGGCAGTACATCTTTGACCGCATCGACGCCCTGCTGCGTGAAAACAACATCAGCTACCTGAAGTGGGACCAGAACCGGGACCTGCTGGAGCACGGCCACCAGGGCCGGCCCTCGGTCCACCAGCAGACCTTGGCCGCCTACAGGCTGTTCGACGAACTCAAAAAGGCCCACCCCGGCGTCGAGATTGAGAGCTGCTCCTCCGGCGGGGCACGCGTGGACCTGGGGATCCTGGAGCGCACCGACCGCATCTGGGCCTCGGACTGCAACGACGCCCTGGAACGGCAGACCATCCAGCGCTGGACCGGGATGGTGGTTCCACCGGAGCTGGTGGGCGGGCACGTCGGCCCCACCACCTCGCACACCACGGCCCGCACCCACGACCTGTCCTTCCGCGCCATCACGGCCCTGTTCGGGCACTTCGGCATGGAGTGGGACGTCAGGGAAATCGCCGGTGCCGAGCGCGAGGAGCTCAAGCGCTTTATCGGCCTCTACAAGGAGCACCGCGGCCTGATCCACTCCGGACGGATGGTCCGCGCGGACCTCGCCGACCCCTCCCTGATGCTGCACGGTGTGGTTGCTGCGGGGGCCGGCGCCACGGGAACAGCCGGCCCTGCAAGCGGCACGACGGCGGCGCTGTTCGCCTTGGTCAGCACGGGAACCTCATTCGCCGAGCAGCCCGGCCGCATCACCATCCCGGGGCTGGATCCGGACCGCAGCTACCGGGTGGAGGCCGTCTTCCCCGCACCCGGGGACGCGGACTACGCCCGCACGTTCGTTCACACCAGTCCCCCGGCCTGGCTGGATGGCGGAGCCGAAGCCAACGGGCGCTTCCTGGCCGAGGTGGGCCTGCCAATGCCCGTGCTCAACCCGGAACACGCCGTCGTCCTGAGATTTACGGCGCTCTAGGATCCGCATGTCGAATCCTGCACAATCAGCAGCCTCCCGATGCCGGGGGCCGCCGGAAGCCCGGCCCACTGGATTCGGAAGGGGGCCGAATGTTTTCTCAACCCAACTTAGCAATGGGACCCAAGCTGTTGATGGAATTTGCCGCTCAAGGACTTTGAGGGCGTTGCCGTCGACAGCGGGTCCGGATCATCCCATGAATCTGGAGGAAAGCACTATGGAACAACGCAGTTTTGGTCGCCGAACCCTATTTGCCGGCGCGGCAGCACTCGGTCTTTTCGCACCACTGTTGGCGAACAGCCCCAAGGCAATGGCCGCCGGATCGACCTGGTCTCCGGACCATGGCTGGAGCTTCATACCGTCGCTGAGCGACGACTTCACGGCTCCCGCAAGCAGCGATCGCTGGAACCGGGGCCTCTGGTACCCCAAGTCGGGCGCCGGAACCTTCACAGACGGCAACGTTGCCTTCGAAGACGGGCTGCTTAAATTGCATGCCACCGTGGGAGAGGACGGCGGACCCACATACAGGTTCGGCGCCGTTGAGTCCTACTTCGACCTGCCGGGCGTCTGCAGTTACGTTGAGGTGCGGGCCAAGGTGCTCGACCGCCGGGCCAACGTCCTGTCCGCAATTTGGCAGCAGTCGTCCAACTACGACCACGTTGACGAATTGCTCAAGGGGGCCGACCCGCACCCGGAGGTCGATGTGGAGGAAACCTTCTCCTTTGACTCGATGGTGATGGCCAACCACACCTGGGGTGCGGATGGACATGTTGCCTTCGGCGGCAACTATTTCCCAACGGGCCAGGCTGACCTTAGCCAGGAATTTCACACATATGGCATCGAGCGGCGCGATGGGCGTCTGCGCTTCTACTTCGACCGGAAGCTCGCGTGGGATCTCGCCGCGCCGCATCCGTCCCTGGTGCGGATGTCGCGGCACCAGGTGCTCAGCCTGGAAGGCCACTTGGGCCAGCCGAACCCGGAGTTCCTGCCGGCCAGCTATGACATCGACTACGTTCACAGCTACTACTACACGGGTGCGCACAGGGCCCCATCGCAGCACTGCCAGCTGGTCAACGCGGCCAGCGGTCTGGCACTGACCATCGACGGCGCAAGCGGCATGCGACTGCGCAAGCCAAACGGCCGTCCCGGCCAGGCGTGGCTCGTCCAGGAAACCGACGACTTCACCTACACAATCGAGCACCCCAAGAGCCAGACCATGCTCGTGCTGGAGAACGGCAACGGGCAGGTCGGGGTTCCTGTGGTGGTCGAGCCAGCGAAATCCACCGGCCCCGATGACGGCAGCAGTCGCCGCCGATGGCACGTCCTGCCAGCTGGGGAAGACAGCTTCCACATTCTGTCCAAGTTCAGCGGGCTGGCTATGGACGCAGGTGACGGCGCGTTGCTCCAGCAGGAGCAAAACGCCGGCGACTCCCAGCGGTGGCTGCTGCAGCCCATTCGCTGACGCCGAAGGCTGGACGTCCGGTGGGACGTCCAGCCTTCGCTGTTTCAGTCCGAAATGCCCGGAAGTGGGGAGGGCGGATCAGTGACGCGACGACATGGGCTGCGTCTTGGTTAATGGATGTTCCCGTAGCCCATGCGATACAGACATGGTTGCCATTTTGCCATTGGCGTACCTTAAATCCAGTGGCTTCCAAGGACCAGCGCAGGAACGGTCGTCCAACCCTGCACATCCACTATTCACGTCTCGCGGAGAAACTTCTCATGCGATGCCCCTGTTCTTGGATTCGAACCGACGACCCCCGCTTGCTGATCGAGCGGCAAAATATGCCTGCCAAAAGACCCTTTTGACTAGTTCTTGACTGGTGTGCTTGCAACAATGCAAGATACTAAAATGTGGTCGTTGCGCCATCAAAAGTATGAGTTTTGTATGACGTGGTGAGAACTCCTGCCCGACTGACGCACGCCCTCAGCCACGTCAATCAGGCGTCAATACTTCGCTTTTCATTTTACTCTTGATCTATCACTGTCGGCTGACATGTCACCAACTTCAAAATACGACTAGGGCAATCGCCAATGGGTTACCCGCGCACTGGTCCTGGATGGTTGCGGCCTTGGAGCAGATCTTTTGACCACGTACGACGACGCTATTGAAACGGCGACACCATTCCCGGGGTCATTCACCAAAACGAATCCAGGCATCCGGGAACTCTCGAATTCGGAGCGAAACAACAAGGTGGACATGCGAGTTGCCGGAACTACGAACGATAAGTCTCCTCGAAAAGTTCTGCTCGTGTCGGCGGGTCTGCTCCAGGTCGCGAGACAGTGATTGCTGCGGATCTGGCGCAATCAGCAATGAGTTCGGAAATCTCTGTGCTTCCCATCGAGGAAATTGCCTGGCTCACGCGGCTGCCGAACGCTCCCTTGGCGATCAATGCATCGATAAGGGTGCCCATGAAGGTGTCGCCGGCGCCTACTGTGTCGACGACGATTGTGGGTACGGCGGGTACTCGGATTGTGGCGCTGCGGGACATTGCCAGCGCTCCGTTGGCTCCCGAAGTGATTACGACGAGCTCGGGCCCTGACGCGAGCCACCGGTGCGCAACCAATTCCATATCTTCGCCCGGATATAGCCAAGCGATGTCTTCGTCGCTGGCTTTCACAACGTCGACCTTGTTCACGAGCGACAGC from Arthrobacter stackebrandtii encodes the following:
- a CDS encoding RICIN domain-containing protein, which gives rise to MEQRSFGRRTLFAGAAALGLFAPLLANSPKAMAAGSTWSPDHGWSFIPSLSDDFTAPASSDRWNRGLWYPKSGAGTFTDGNVAFEDGLLKLHATVGEDGGPTYRFGAVESYFDLPGVCSYVEVRAKVLDRRANVLSAIWQQSSNYDHVDELLKGADPHPEVDVEETFSFDSMVMANHTWGADGHVAFGGNYFPTGQADLSQEFHTYGIERRDGRLRFYFDRKLAWDLAAPHPSLVRMSRHQVLSLEGHLGQPNPEFLPASYDIDYVHSYYYTGAHRAPSQHCQLVNAASGLALTIDGASGMRLRKPNGRPGQAWLVQETDDFTYTIEHPKSQTMLVLENGNGQVGVPVVVEPAKSTGPDDGSSRRRWHVLPAGEDSFHILSKFSGLAMDAGDGALLQQEQNAGDSQRWLLQPIR